The Anoplopoma fimbria isolate UVic2021 breed Golden Eagle Sablefish chromosome 10, Afim_UVic_2022, whole genome shotgun sequence sequence GCAGTCATTTACCTGGTGGACATCACAGAAGTGCCTGACTTCAACAAGATGTACGAGTTGTACGACCCCTGCACCGTCATGTTCTTCTTCAGGTAAGGCACTCCATGTCTGATTTCAAAATATCAGAGAAAATGCTACTTCCtgtaatgtcatttaaaagaaaattggtGTCATTGTTGAGGAAGTACTGTAAGTAACTTCAGAActtcatattgttgtttttcaggaaCAAACACATCATGATTGATTTGGGTACTGGTAACAACAACAAGATCAACTGGACAATGGAGGACAAGCAGGAGATGATAGACATTGTTGAAACCGTGTACCGGGGAGCCAGAAAAGGACGAGGTCTGGTGGTGTCTCCAAAGGATTATTCTACAAAATacagatattgattttttttgatttttttttaaggagttgttttttttacctgataTTTTGTGACATAACACACAGACTACAAGTTACAGAAGACATGGAAGATctctttcaacattttttttttgcaagtgaAAGAAGAACAATATTCTTATTAATGGCCGTGATCGTGTTACATTGagccatttgtgttttttttgtgtagacTGATGTGTAAATCAGTTTCTTCAACaagttgtttttgaaaacaaaaacaaatttctgGGAAACAAgtgctcaaaaaaaaaactgtgtaaaaGCCCCCATACTTAATTGTAATAAACATGGATGAATATTTACATGTTACAAGTCTATTGCTGTAGATCCTTTCAAGTTTTTCCAATCTGACTTTCAGTGTGATTCACACAGTAAAGTTGTTATAATGGGACAAAGTAgttcagagcttttttttttttaattgtgcagAAAAGTGAGTAGAAAACAAGTGCAGACAAGTACATTAACACATACAACCTGACTATTTCAATGCCTGAAGCCAGAGATTGTATTTCCCTAAAATCTCCATCAGGTGGAGCCAGAGATGTTTGGCAGCATCACTGATTACATTTCTCTAAAACTGAAGATTCAGAGTGCTTATTTATCACTGATTAGATTAGTTGAGGGTATTCATTTGTCATGGACTATGTACAAATACAATTAAGAGATAGTTAAacccaaaagaaaaacatacatgtttttcctcttacctgtagtgctaattatcaatctagattgttttggagatatcggccTTCTTTGAATTTAATGGGACTATATGACAAACTAGCTCATAGTGCTCAAAGcacccaaaaatatatttgaaagatTCAACAGAAATGTATCTTTTGACCCAGTTATTCAAGATTATCCCCAAACCTTAAGGGCGGTTTCTACCCagcttttttttggggggctttgAACACCACAAGCTAAGTTCAAAAGTGTCCCATTCCATTCAAGAGAAGACCGACATCTCTACGAcagatatctccaaaactaggcaactaaCATCCAAAGAATTCAAATTGATAAATAGTACTATTGGTAAGAgggaaatgtgtattttggattaTGGGGTGAATTGTCCCTTTTTAAAGAAAGCCGATGTACCAGatgttacaacaaaaaaaaaatgcaagggGGGCATGACCTCAGACCACCCCCTTGTAAGCAAATATGACCAACATGCATCCTCCATATAAACCTGCCACACCTCCTGCCCGTTACCACCTCCCTTTCCACCCCCTAGCAGACAGAGTGCAGGGGCAAACGGGTCGTCATGTTGGTGTGAACCTATGTCCGAACCAAAGATATTATTATTCTGTGCCCACTTTAAAGTTTTCCACATATTTTATACAGGcgtaattcaataaaaaaattaaaatcccATCAAAACTTTATAAGATATTACACCTTCATTATCTTAAAATGCAAGTTTGATTCATTGACCTTGCTGGCGTTAGCCCGCTGCTATGGTTCTTTGCATGCTAGGCTGCTAGCTTTAGTCTGAAGCATATGTGTTAGCTGGCCAGCTAACTAGTACACTAGAACATTAATCTAGTACAATAGAACATTAATCTAGTACAATAGAACAGTAATCTAGTACAATAGAACATTAATCTAGTACAATAGAACATTAATCTAGTACAATAGAACATTAATCTAGTACAATAGAACATTAATCTAGTACAATAGGACATTAATCTAGTACACTAGAACATTAATCTAGTACACTAGAACATTAATCTAGTACAATAGAACATTAATCTAGAACAGTAATCTAGTACAATAGAACATTAATCTAGTACACTAGAACATTAAACTAGTACAATAGAACATTCATCTATAATGTTATAGTTTaacttttatagttttatacTAGTTGTACTTTTTTACGTATTAGGCCACACCTTTCtagaaatgttttcaatttactatactagacgtttttattattttttcaatgtaCTCtaccatgacttttatttttttatttctttaacatttttttatatatcaagactttttttatgaaatgtttcgcgtactattttatgacttttttaaatattttttttttcaacatacagaCGGACTATACCAATTTCTTTTATGGCGTTTGTCAAAACACcttcatatgacttttttcaacatactatactatgacctttttatgtcttttttccaaGGTACTCTGCAATGACTTCATTTctacaacattttttatataacatgACTTATTCATGGCATCTGTCGACATACTGTTCaatttttttagactttttaaataactgcatgctattctattactttttttcccaaatactatactatgactttttttgacacaccatactatgatgtttttggacatactataccaatacttttttcagcataatatattctttttttaataacttttttagacatactatacaccttaatatgacttttaaatggcttttttgACGGACCATACTAAgatgttttttgacatattatgctatgactttttgtgactttctcGACAccctatactttgacttttatattacttttttcaacatgctatactatattttaatacatatttttcaacatgctatactatgacttttttcgacctgCTATACTCTacattttttttcgacataatatactatgacttttttcgacctgctatactatgacctttttatgactttctcgacatactatactcctTTACTAGacatacttttttgacatactaaactataaaacattacattacattacattacagtcatttagcagacgcttttatccaaagcgacttacaggaagtgtattcaacataggtattcaagagaactactagtcaccagaagtcataagtgcatctcctttcttaaacaagcatctaagagcataaaccagagacACTACTCATTACTCCCACTAACCAGCCTATTCCTGGCTGTGATTTCAATGTCGCTAAAAAATAAGATGGATAAATCAAGACTTCAGGCAAGCAACGGGAGGACGGTGACTGTTTTGCCTCCATCTTTACAGCGACCTGGCTCCATCGTGTTATCCAGGATCAATATGCCCTTGAAGGACAGAGCGCAGGAATCCAATTTGACGAGAGGAGGCGGACTCTGTGTTTATATCAATGATGCCCGGTCAAAGTTGATGCACAATGTTTTTCTGATCTTGAATGTTAAATTGTTAAGATGCCAgcattgtttattgtttattcactGGATCCCCTTCAGCTGACCCCTTGGCGGCTGCTAATCTTCCTGGGGTCcacagaaaggaaaaaacataatacatacaatacatgatgtaaaacaaacagttaaaacagtacagtcagaatagtgaaaaatgccttAAAGGAATGTACAACTGGTCTTGAattgctttttgtcttttgtcttgtgATGCAAATAAACTATGGCTGCATTTTGTTATAAATcactgtgttgcataatgataataaaatatatttaaatccttGAGTCATGTACTATGATATTTCTACATGCTTTAATgccattttttattacataatatacaataacttgactttttttcgacatactatactatgactttttatcgacatactatactatgacaattactttttcgacatactatactataactttttttatacatgctatactatgactttttttcaacacactatactatgactttttttcaacatactataatatgacttttttcaacacgctatactatgacgttttaattactttttcgacatactatactatgacttttttcgaatactatactatgactttttttacatactatactatgacttttttaacatactatactatgactttttttcacatactatactatgactttttaattactttttcgacatactatactatgactttttttcatacatactatattatgactttttttcaacacactatactatgactttttttatacatactatactgtgactttttttcaacacactatactatgactttttttcgacatgctagactatgacttttaattactttttcatacataatatactatgacttttttctactcaacatactatacaattacttttttgacatgctatgctatgactttttaataactttttcgacatactatactttgacttttttatgacttttccaacatgctatactatgattttctcacatgttatactatgactttttctctcAAACACTCCCATTATACAAATGGAATGGATCAGGGAGATGCTTTGAGATTCTGCCAAACACGAACGGCCATTGTTCTATCACAGAGAAGCCTGcgtagatagagagagagagagagagagagagagagagagagagagaggagcattATTAAgatacaaatatttcaaaaagttaATAATATTCTTTCTAGCAGGTAGAGCAAGGACTATAACTACTGAGTTGTCATTATATATAGAGGCTGAGACGACTCTAGCATCAGGATAATGCCATGCTAAACTATGCTAGAAAACAGCATATATAGTGTGACATTTTATATGATATTTTGACAAATAATACttcaatatttctgttttatgacaaactatattataactatatttcatattttttttaaagtttttagttatgacatactatgctatatATGCTTTATCATTTCTTCAGAAATTGCCCTTTTTACCTGAACCATGGTGAACAAATCAAAGCATCTACTGTAGACAGACAAAGCAAAAAACTAGCAACTTATAGGCAACATTACTTTTATATTGATAAATTACTACATGCCTTGATTTTTCCACTGGATCTTTAGATTCCTCACAGTTTTCAGCAGTTATCTATCAATGAGACAATGATAAATACTGACAGAAATGAGGAtagcaaagaaaagagaaagttaaAAGTTGAGATTGAAGTGAGTCTCAATAATATTGGTTAGCTGTCAGCTCCATCTCTCGCAGCTCCTTATAACCAAACACCACACATTACTAGGGAGTCCAATTTAGTGAGTGACGGATGAAGTGAAAGGGGAAAAATGCTGTGTCTCTCAGTCAGTTTGGACCAAAGAGAAACAGCGATCCTCTCCAGAATAAATAGCCCGACCGTTTCACCTCTCCTGAGTGAGACAAGTTGGGAGTCACTTGGCATAAGACTCTCTTCTTCCCTCTAGCTAGACAATCCactgtactgtatgtctctGGTCTTGGAACAACAAccagatcccccccccccccccagctggCTGccgagaggaggtgagggaggggagaggaggccgatctgctgtggctgctgcaaaaacaaaatactctAAACACACTTAGTAAAATAGTACAAAATCTCTTCAATATCAGTTTTTCAAGAACTAGAATTGTTCTAGCGCACAGAGTGACCTCATTGTA is a genomic window containing:
- the txnl4a gene encoding thioredoxin-like protein 4A, producing MSYMLPHLHNGWQVDQAILSEEDRVLVIRFGHDWDPTCMKMDEVLYSIAEKVKNFAVIYLVDITEVPDFNKMYELYDPCTVMFFFRNKHIMIDLGTGNNNKINWTMEDKQEMIDIVETVYRGARKGRGLVVSPKDYSTKYRY